From Lysobacter auxotrophicus, the proteins below share one genomic window:
- the cutA gene encoding divalent-cation tolerance protein CutA, with protein sequence MPTPTDPRVRLVLSTCPDAPTAEALAAALVDERLAACVNVLPGIRSIYRWQGAVERGEEILLLIKTTADRQDALVARLATLHPYELPEALAVEAVGGLAAYLDWVAEQTRDDE encoded by the coding sequence ATGCCTACGCCCACCGACCCGCGCGTGCGGCTGGTGCTCAGCACCTGTCCCGACGCACCGACCGCCGAGGCCCTCGCCGCCGCGCTGGTGGACGAGCGACTGGCCGCGTGCGTGAACGTGCTGCCGGGCATCCGTTCGATCTACCGCTGGCAGGGCGCGGTCGAACGCGGCGAGGAAATCCTGCTGCTGATCAAGACCACGGCCGACCGCCAGGATGCGCTGGTCGCGCGCCTGGCGACGCTGCATCCGTATGAACTGCCCGAGGCGCTCGCGGTCGAAGCCGTCGGCGGCCTTGCCGCCTACCTCGACTGGGTGGCCGAACAGACACGTGACGATGAGTGA